A portion of the Pedobacter cryoconitis genome contains these proteins:
- a CDS encoding pentapeptide repeat-containing protein: MSTADEQITHHHKRFENINYEDKHLVGRYFEGCTFYKSTIKGCLFEDTTFNNCTFEECDISLIKFKDTFISNLTVVNCKAIGILWYDTLNPFSIIARNSILSYSSFFGKNLKKIQLTNCTAREVDFSNCNLSSADFIGTDFLGSTFSSTDLRMANFTAAQNYQIDPAGNKIKGAIFQLPAAISFLDSLGIKIVD; encoded by the coding sequence TTGAGTACTGCCGACGAACAGATAACTCATCATCATAAGCGTTTCGAAAACATAAACTACGAAGACAAACATCTGGTTGGCCGTTATTTTGAAGGATGTACCTTTTATAAATCAACTATAAAGGGGTGTCTGTTTGAAGACACTACTTTCAATAACTGCACTTTTGAAGAGTGTGATATTTCACTGATTAAATTTAAAGATACTTTTATAAGTAATTTAACCGTAGTAAACTGTAAAGCTATCGGTATACTTTGGTACGATACTTTAAATCCTTTCTCCATCATTGCCAGAAATTCTATACTGAGTTACTCTAGCTTTTTTGGAAAGAATCTTAAAAAAATACAACTGACTAACTGTACAGCAAGGGAGGTAGATTTTTCCAACTGTAACTTGAGCAGTGCTGATTTTATTGGTACTGACTTTTTAGGTTCGACCTTTTCCAGTACTGACCTCAGGATGGCTAATTTTACAGCAGCACAGAATTATCAGATAGATCCCGCAGGTAACAAGATCAAAGGAGCTATTTTTCAATTACCAGCTGCTATCTCTTTTTTAGATAGCCTTGGGATAAAAATCGTTGATTAA
- a CDS encoding NAD(P)-dependent oxidoreductase: protein MNIVLIGASGFVGSAILKEALNRGHEVTAVVRNPEKITVHHDHLKIEKADVLDAAQVTKVVNGKDAVISAYNSGWTNPDIYAEFLRGSKAIQAGISASDVKRYIVIGGAGSLEVAPGVQAVDTPDFPAAYKPGATAARDYLNIIKEEKDLDWTFFSPAFEMGPQTSGIRKGSYRTSLDTPVFDENGRSILSVEDLAVAIIDELENAKHVKQRFTAAY, encoded by the coding sequence ATGAATATAGTCTTAATCGGAGCCTCAGGATTTGTAGGTTCAGCAATTTTAAAAGAAGCATTAAACAGAGGGCACGAGGTAACTGCTGTCGTTCGGAACCCGGAAAAAATCACAGTACATCATGATCACCTGAAAATAGAAAAAGCTGATGTGTTGGATGCTGCTCAGGTAACCAAGGTTGTAAATGGAAAGGATGCAGTGATCAGCGCTTATAATTCAGGATGGACTAATCCTGATATATATGCAGAGTTTTTAAGAGGTTCAAAGGCTATACAGGCTGGTATCAGTGCATCAGATGTGAAAAGATATATTGTAATTGGCGGCGCCGGAAGTTTAGAGGTTGCCCCTGGTGTGCAGGCTGTTGATACACCTGATTTCCCTGCAGCTTATAAGCCCGGTGCGACTGCTGCCAGAGATTATCTGAATATTATTAAGGAAGAAAAAGATTTAGACTGGACGTTTTTCAGTCCCGCTTTTGAAATGGGGCCACAAACTTCAGGAATTCGTAAAGGTTCTTACAGAACAAGCCTGGATACACCGGTGTTTGATGAAAATGGCAGAAGTATCTTATCAGTGGAAGATTTAGCGGTTGCTATTATAGATGAACTGGAAAATGCAAAACATGTAAAGCAACGTTTTACTGCTGCTTATTAA
- a CDS encoding Rrf2 family transcriptional regulator, giving the protein MNNAKFATAIHILTLLDLAKGERLSSEWIAGSINLNPALVRKEISNLRKLGFISSKEGNGGGCTLARPSAEILLSEIYKAVRTPPLLGRSNTPNPSCIVGRQINQHLDELYTEAELSLTSKLEKKTLKQFGEKFQSVS; this is encoded by the coding sequence ATGAATAACGCGAAGTTTGCTACGGCTATACATATCCTTACTTTACTTGATTTAGCCAAGGGCGAAAGGTTATCTTCAGAATGGATTGCTGGTAGTATTAACCTGAATCCGGCACTGGTCCGTAAGGAAATCAGTAATCTGCGCAAATTGGGGTTTATTTCCAGTAAGGAGGGTAATGGCGGGGGTTGTACGCTTGCCCGGCCTTCAGCAGAAATTTTGTTGTCAGAAATTTATAAAGCTGTACGCACGCCTCCCCTGCTTGGCCGTTCCAATACTCCAAACCCTTCCTGTATTGTAGGCCGCCAGATTAATCAGCACCTGGATGAGCTGTACACAGAGGCGGAACTTTCGCTGACCAGCAAGCTAGAGAAAAAAACATTGAAACAGTTTGGTGAAAAATTTCAATCAGTATCCTAA
- a CDS encoding AsmA family protein yields the protein MPLWLKRSIQIFSGLILLVIVIFIGLAMYVSANKKELQAAITKELNKNLNGNLTIETIEPTFLKGFPNVSVSLKKVEIKDSLWNIHHHSLLTAGDLDISVNTMALLKGTIEIRKVTINDASIYLYTDSNGYSNTSVFKKKPEKEPEVKEESSSATQIRRFDLNAVRFILDNRKGNKLFLFAIQDFSGKIDYPSSGWKADVNLKTLVRSLAFNTKRGSFVKDKLLEGKMDISYNEKAGMIEVKPNTLNIGTDPFILGAKFKLSKDPVEFSISVEAPHILWKNASALLAPNITSRLNMFNLNKPIFAKAIIEGNMGAGGDPSIFVKARIKDNTLTGFGGVVDNCNFAGVYTNNFINGKGYTDENSAIKLYHFSGSYKELPFTIDTVFIHNLDKPVATGIFKSQFNVAKLGTLLGTDVLNFTKGTADVKLNYSADIVDFKLNKPMLTGTINVKNADVSYVPRNVNFKNTSIFLDFKGPDLLIHDIRLQSGKSVVFMDGSVKNFLNLYYNSPEKILLNWRMHSPDLYLGDFLAFLGTRKNRVPVKSKNKSNSFATQINTMLEKGNAEINLRVDKVHYSKFTGTNATADVFLSENGLSLKNVSLKHGGGLIKLNGKLQQNGRLNNFALNTVVSNVNISNFFYSFDNFGLESPTYKNLRGSFFTKTNITGSIDGQGKLIPRSMNGNVSFDLKKGALVNYNAVKSIGKFAFPFRNLDNITFDNLNGNFDINGRLVTIKPMMINSSLLNMNLAGVYATTGKGTNILLDVPLRNPKKDEDIIDKQELKERRMKGIVVHILATDGEDGKIKFKLVGKKDKEN from the coding sequence ATGCCTCTTTGGTTAAAACGCTCCATTCAAATATTTTCTGGTCTTATTCTCTTAGTCATTGTAATCTTTATCGGCCTTGCAATGTATGTGAGCGCTAATAAGAAGGAATTGCAAGCTGCTATAACCAAAGAATTAAATAAGAATCTCAACGGTAACCTGACTATTGAGACTATAGAACCCACCTTTCTTAAAGGCTTTCCCAATGTGTCTGTCTCCTTAAAAAAGGTAGAAATTAAGGATAGCTTATGGAATATTCATCACCATTCGCTGCTAACTGCAGGAGACCTTGATATTTCTGTCAATACGATGGCACTGTTAAAAGGAACTATAGAGATCAGGAAAGTTACGATCAACGACGCCTCAATTTACCTATATACTGATAGTAACGGTTACAGTAATACTTCAGTATTTAAGAAAAAACCAGAGAAAGAACCGGAAGTTAAAGAGGAAAGTTCGTCCGCTACTCAAATCAGACGTTTTGATCTGAATGCCGTCCGGTTTATCCTGGATAACAGGAAAGGTAATAAACTGTTCTTATTTGCGATACAAGACTTTAGTGGTAAAATAGATTATCCATCCTCAGGCTGGAAAGCAGACGTAAATTTAAAAACGCTGGTACGCAGTCTGGCCTTTAATACAAAAAGGGGAAGTTTTGTAAAAGATAAACTGCTGGAAGGGAAAATGGACATCTCTTACAATGAAAAAGCAGGTATGATTGAAGTCAAGCCCAATACTTTAAATATAGGAACAGACCCCTTTATCCTGGGGGCAAAATTTAAGCTATCAAAAGATCCAGTTGAATTCTCTATCAGTGTAGAAGCACCTCATATACTTTGGAAAAATGCCTCTGCGCTGCTTGCTCCAAATATCACTTCAAGACTGAACATGTTTAACCTGAATAAACCTATTTTTGCCAAGGCTATTATAGAAGGAAATATGGGCGCAGGGGGTGACCCTTCGATCTTCGTAAAAGCAAGAATAAAGGACAATACGCTAACCGGTTTTGGCGGTGTAGTTGATAATTGCAACTTTGCCGGAGTTTATACCAATAACTTTATCAATGGAAAAGGTTATACGGATGAGAATTCCGCAATTAAACTTTATCATTTTTCTGGTAGTTATAAAGAACTTCCCTTTACCATTGATACCGTCTTTATTCATAACCTGGATAAACCAGTAGCGACAGGTATTTTTAAATCTCAGTTTAATGTCGCTAAACTGGGAACTCTTTTGGGAACCGATGTTTTAAACTTTACTAAAGGCACGGCCGATGTAAAATTGAACTACAGTGCGGATATTGTAGACTTTAAGTTGAATAAACCGATGCTGACAGGAACAATCAATGTGAAAAATGCAGATGTAAGTTATGTGCCGAGAAATGTGAACTTTAAAAACACCTCTATTTTTCTTGACTTTAAAGGGCCTGATTTGCTGATTCATGATATCAGGCTTCAAAGTGGTAAAAGTGTAGTTTTTATGGATGGAAGTGTCAAAAACTTCTTAAACCTTTATTATAATTCTCCAGAGAAAATCCTATTGAACTGGAGGATGCATAGCCCGGACCTTTATTTAGGTGACTTCCTTGCTTTTCTGGGGACAAGAAAGAACAGGGTACCTGTTAAATCGAAGAATAAAAGCAATAGTTTTGCTACCCAGATAAATACAATGCTCGAAAAAGGCAATGCAGAAATTAATTTACGGGTTGATAAAGTTCATTACAGCAAGTTTACAGGAACAAATGCAACTGCAGATGTTTTCCTTTCTGAAAATGGACTGAGTTTGAAAAATGTAAGTTTAAAACACGGCGGAGGTTTGATTAAACTGAACGGGAAATTGCAGCAGAATGGTCGTTTAAACAATTTTGCATTAAACACAGTGGTCTCTAATGTGAATATCAGTAACTTCTTTTATTCATTTGATAATTTTGGTCTGGAAAGCCCGACTTATAAAAATCTGAGAGGGAGCTTCTTCACCAAGACCAATATTACAGGGAGCATAGATGGCCAAGGTAAACTTATTCCCAGGTCAATGAATGGAAACGTCAGTTTTGATCTTAAGAAAGGGGCTTTAGTGAATTATAACGCAGTGAAAAGTATTGGTAAGTTTGCTTTTCCGTTCAGGAACCTGGATAATATTACTTTTGATAACCTTAACGGTAATTTTGATATTAATGGAAGGCTTGTTACTATCAAACCGATGATGATCAATTCAAGCTTATTGAATATGAATTTAGCAGGTGTTTATGCGACTACCGGAAAGGGGACTAACATACTACTTGATGTGCCACTCCGAAACCCAAAGAAAGACGAAGATATTATAGATAAGCAGGAGCTTAAAGAGCGGAGGATGAAAGGTATTGTCGTACACATCCTCGCCACAGACGGAGAGGACGGTAAGATCAAATTTAAGCTGGTTGGGAAAAAAGATAAGGAAAATTAA
- the thiD gene encoding bifunctional hydroxymethylpyrimidine kinase/phosphomethylpyrimidine kinase, producing the protein MPTDFKYVYPAVLTIAGSDSGGGAGIQADLKTIAALGCYGTSAITAITAQNTMGITNLFELPVMVVIDQIKAVIEDIRPSAIKIGMIPNPDLLKAIFDILKLYPEIPVILDPVMMATSGHRLVKEDTIELMKNLLIPLTALVTPNLDEAAILTAMEISTVEQMKIAAHQVLNFGGQAVLIKGGHLKGNKLYDFYLDKTGREFTFGNDRIPSQNTHGTGCTLSAAIACFKARNMEMPEAIKNAESYVHRAIAEGIDVKTGKGKGPLNHFYAPIPLIKLDLDAKI; encoded by the coding sequence ATGCCTACTGACTTTAAATATGTTTATCCCGCTGTATTAACGATTGCCGGTTCTGATAGTGGTGGAGGCGCAGGAATTCAAGCTGATCTGAAGACCATTGCGGCTTTAGGTTGTTATGGGACTTCTGCAATTACAGCAATTACTGCGCAAAACACCATGGGGATAACCAATCTCTTTGAATTACCTGTTATGGTAGTCATTGACCAGATTAAAGCAGTTATAGAAGATATCAGGCCCAGCGCCATTAAAATAGGTATGATCCCAAATCCAGACTTATTAAAGGCCATATTTGATATTTTAAAGCTTTACCCCGAAATCCCTGTGATTCTGGACCCGGTTATGATGGCTACAAGCGGACATCGGTTAGTGAAAGAAGATACTATTGAATTAATGAAAAATTTATTGATTCCGCTCACTGCCCTGGTTACCCCAAATCTGGATGAGGCCGCTATTTTAACAGCTATGGAAATTTCTACCGTAGAACAAATGAAAATTGCAGCACATCAGGTTCTGAACTTTGGTGGACAGGCGGTATTGATTAAAGGTGGGCATTTGAAAGGAAACAAACTTTATGACTTTTACCTGGATAAAACAGGTAGAGAGTTCACCTTCGGGAATGATCGCATTCCAAGTCAGAATACGCATGGTACAGGCTGCACGCTTTCTGCTGCGATTGCCTGTTTTAAGGCAAGAAATATGGAAATGCCAGAGGCTATTAAAAATGCAGAATCTTATGTACATCGTGCTATTGCTGAGGGAATTGATGTAAAAACAGGAAAAGGTAAAGGACCATTGAATCATTTTTATGCCCCTATCCCCCTCATCAAGCTAGATCTGGATGCGAAAATTTAA
- a CDS encoding sensor histidine kinase, with protein sequence MSAQKTQEQLLAEIKELKTQLEKANDTIEAIKTGRGLSVNQEHFMLLANHIPQIAWTNLLSGKFNFFNERWYEYTGLSFDATIEESWDNIIHPDDLAATREEFNRCIKIGEMFEIENRYKRNDGVYRWHLNRSVPLRDENNELLFWVGTATDIDDQRRSIEKKDEFIGIASHELKTPLTSLKAYLQLISNYKKEVVPGQVKTFIVKAESSIVKLQNLVNDLLDVSKIHAGKLDFSQSQMSVKELITTCAEHAGYMFPDYNIIFNPGAEVRIKGNTERLEQVLMNLINNAVKYSPLHKDIILSCTKEGNQVRISVTDYGIGLSTSQLDKIFERFYRVDVKNTMAGGLGMGLYISMEIIKNHKGTIGVQSRINKGSTFYILLPLLS encoded by the coding sequence ATGAGCGCTCAAAAAACACAAGAACAACTGCTGGCTGAAATAAAAGAATTGAAAACTCAACTGGAGAAAGCCAATGATACTATTGAGGCTATCAAAACAGGCAGAGGCCTCTCAGTGAATCAGGAACATTTTATGCTGCTTGCTAATCATATTCCCCAGATTGCCTGGACTAATTTGTTATCCGGAAAATTTAATTTCTTTAATGAGCGCTGGTATGAGTACACAGGCTTATCATTTGATGCCACAATTGAAGAATCATGGGACAATATTATTCATCCTGATGATCTGGCAGCAACCAGGGAGGAATTCAACCGCTGTATAAAAATAGGAGAGATGTTTGAAATTGAAAACCGGTATAAGCGGAATGACGGTGTCTACAGATGGCATCTTAACCGGAGTGTCCCTTTAAGAGATGAAAATAATGAACTCTTGTTTTGGGTGGGCACCGCAACTGATATTGACGATCAGCGAAGGTCTATTGAAAAGAAAGATGAATTTATTGGAATAGCCAGTCATGAACTAAAAACACCATTAACCAGTTTAAAAGCCTATTTACAGCTGATCTCCAACTATAAAAAAGAGGTCGTTCCTGGCCAGGTGAAAACTTTTATTGTCAAAGCCGAAAGTTCTATCGTCAAGTTGCAAAATCTGGTTAATGACTTGCTGGATGTTAGTAAGATACATGCTGGAAAGCTGGATTTTAGTCAATCACAGATGAGTGTCAAAGAGCTGATTACTACTTGTGCAGAGCATGCGGGCTATATGTTTCCTGATTATAATATTATTTTTAACCCTGGTGCAGAGGTCAGGATTAAAGGAAATACAGAACGCCTGGAGCAAGTACTAATGAACCTGATTAATAATGCGGTAAAGTACTCTCCACTCCATAAAGATATCATTTTATCATGTACGAAAGAAGGTAATCAGGTCCGGATTTCTGTAACTGATTACGGGATCGGGTTATCCACCAGTCAGCTGGATAAGATTTTTGAAAGATTTTATCGTGTTGATGTTAAAAATACCATGGCAGGCGGATTGGGAATGGGTTTATACATCTCTATGGAAATTATCAAAAACCACAAAGGTACAATAGGTGTTCAAAGCAGAATTAAT